AAATCCCCCGACGACCCGGAACCCCTGAAGGGGCTGGGGTACACCCGGCTCTCCCAGGGTAAGACCGGGGAAGCCCTGACGGCCTTCCAGCGGCTCCTGACCCTGCGCCCCGACGGGGAAAGCTACGCCGCCCTGGGCCGAGCCTTGGGGGAACGGAAGGTCCCCGGCGAGGCGGCGGAGGCCTTCCGTCGAGGCCTGGCCCTCGCCCCGGGCAACCCGAACCTGGCGGAGGGGCTGGCCCGCGCCCTGGCGGCCTCGAGGAATCCCAAGGCGGCCCGGGAAGCCCTGAGAATCCTCCTGGGGCTGGACCCGGCCCGGGGGGAGCGGGTGGCCCGGGAGCTGGGGCTGAAGCCCTAGAAGACCCTCCTCAGCCCGGGAAGACGCCGAAGCACCCGCAGCGACAGGAGCTGCCCCACCCAGAGGGTGGCTCCCACGGCCAGGAGGAACTTGACCCAGGGCGACCAGGGCAGGGGGACCAGCAGCGCCTCCAGGGGCAGGAGGAGCATCTGGTGCAGCCAATAGAGGCCGTAGGACCCCCGGGCTGCCTCGGAGACCCGGGCGCTCGGGGCGTCGCCGAACCGGCGCAACAACGCCGCCAGGGCCAGGGGGACCAGCACCGCCGCCCCCTCGTGGGCCAGGGCGTACAGCCACAGCCCCCCTCCTCGGGGCGCTTCGGGCAGACGGAGCCGCAGGACCACCGACAGGAGCAGAAGCAGGGTCGCCGCTCCCCCCAGTCCCGCCAGGCAGCCCGGGGAGGGGGGGCGTTCGAGCCAGCGGTTCCGCCAGGCCAGGGCCCCCAGCAGGAAGAGGAAGAAGTATCCCCCCACCCGGAGGGGCTGGAAGACCAGCACGTAGGCCGGGTGGACCCACACGTCCAGGGGATAGCGGGTTCCCAGAGCGCCGAACCACAGGGCCGCACCGACGACGCAGCAGGCCAGGGGCAGCCCGATCGGCCGGGGCTCGGGGGTCCGCTCCCCGAGGCGCCTCCCCAGGGGGAGGAAGAGCAGGAAGAAGGCCAGCAGCACCCCCAGGAACCAGAAGTGGGCCTGCTGGTACGCGGGGCCCAGGAAGACGGTCCGGTAGAAGGCCCCCAAGTGCCCCACGGGGTACCCCAGCGCCAGCAGGCTGGCCCGGGCGAACCAGGGGGCGACGAGGAGGCTCCCCAAGACCCAGGGGATCCCCAGCCGCAGGGCCTTCTCCCCCAGGAACCCCCGCGTTCCCCGCCTGGCCAGGGAGGGGGGGGCGAAGTACCCCGCCGCCAGGAACATCCCCGGCATGAGGAAAACGTCCAGGGCCAGCACCATCAGGGTGAAGGCCGGAGACCGCACGGGATCCTGGACATACCACCACCCCGGGGCCCCGACCATGTAGGTCATGGCCCCGTGCAGCGCCACCACTCCGTAGACCGTCCAGGTGCGGAAACGGTCCCCATGCGCCAGGCGCTCCTCCACGGCCCCTCGCCTCCCTTCACGATGGGGGACGCTATTTCAGGTGCAGGAACAGGGGGATCACCTCAAGGGCGATGAGGAGGATGACGATCCACTCCAGCACCGTGGAGCGGCTGGTGTGGATCTCCCCCTCCATGAGGTCGCAGGCCTCCTTCATGGCCCGGAGCTTCTCCTCCACATTGGCGAGCCACTGGCCGGTGCGGAAGATCCGCAGTGCCCGGTTGTAGACCTGGGCGTAGTACACGTCCTCGGTGACCCGCACGGAGGAGGTGAGGTGGTCCGTGGCCAGCCGGGTCTCCAACATCAGCTTCATGGCCCGTCGGGTGAGTTCCCGGTAGCGCTTGGTGAAGAGCACCTCCCAGACGGTGGACTTCTTGTCCATCTCCCGGTAGAGGGCCCGGAGCTTGTCGTTGAGGGTCTCGTCGTAGTAGCGGGCCTCCAGCACCTGGGCCACGGCGTACTCCACCAGCAGCAGGATGTCCACGGGGTCCGCGTCGTCCACCACCAGGGCGTTGTCGTAGTTCAGCACCACCAGGTCGTTCTCGAAGAAGGAGAGGCTGTTCTCGCAGAGCAGGGCGGTCTGCTGGCCGCTCAGGGAACGGGACTCCCCGTGGAGCATGGCCACCAGCTCCGGGAACTCCTCCAGATTCTCCCGGCGAATGGGCCGGTCGGTCCTGCGGAGCACGTAGAAGGCGAACTCCTCCTCGAAGCCCTCGAAGTCGTGGGCTCCCACCACCGCATCTCCCATGACCCCCAGGATCTGCCGCAGCTCCCGGTCCAGCAGCTCGTCCACCCGGGGGTCGTAGTCCAGCTTCAGGGCTCGGTCGATGAAATCTTCCTGGGGCAGATCCCGGACGGGGAAGTGGGCCACCAGGGCCACCACCCCCACCTCGTAGAACCGGGCCCCCAGGCGCACCCGCTCCCGCCCCGTCTCGAAGGAGGACTCCCGCTCCCCCAGCTCCACCACCATGGGGGGCCGGACCAGTTCGATGGATTGGATCTGGGCGCGGCTCAGGGGCTGCCGCACCGGAAGGCGCCCCTCGAACATGGAGGGGGCCAGGGCTTCCAGACGGATCTCCTCCGCCACGTCGTAGAGTTTCATCCGCACGATCTCGCCTTCCAGAACCCTCAAGGGGAAGGCCTCCCTTCCGGAACCGGTTTCGGTGGATTCTATGGCGCAAAGGTTTGCGCAACCACCCTTTCCGCCTATAATAACGCCAACCCGCTCGACGCCAGTGTAGCACCTTCGTAAACACCGAACGCCAGTCCGGAAATGAGGTTCGACCATGGAACGAAACGACCCCGGTCCTTGTCGTCCTTCCTCCTCGCCCCCACGCGAGGGTTTCGCCTCCTCCGAGGACCGCGCCGCCTTCCTGTCCGCCCACCTTCCCCTCTTCGAGGGGTTCCCCCTGGCGTTGCTCCTGACGGACCAGGAGGACGGGCGCACGGTCTTCGCCAACCGGGAGGCCCTGTCCCTCCTGGCCGCGGCCCCGGAGGACCTGCTGGACCGGGTCTTTCCCCATGGATGGGAACCCCTCGCCACCCTGGATGGGACCCCCCTGGTCCCGGAGAAGGCGATCCCCCGGGACTTCCGGGAGGGAACGACGGGCCCCCTGTCCTTCACCCTCCCCTCCCGGAAGGGGGAAACCCTGGCCTTAAGCCTTCGAAGCGCCCCCCTGCGCAACCAAGAGGGCGCCGTACTCTGCGGCATGATCCTCCTCATCAACGTCACCCCCCGTTGGCGCTACGAACAGGCCCTCCGGGAAAGCGAACGACGCCACCGGGAGGTCTCCACCCTGCTTCGCTCCCTCTGCGACAACGTCCCGGACCTGCTCTGGGCCAAGGACCTCCAGAAACGGTTCCTCTTCGTGAACCGGGCCCAGGCGAAGATGCTGCTCAACGCCAAGGACACGGAGGAACCCCTGGGAAAGACGGACCTCCACTTCGCCCTTCGGGAGCGGGCGGCCCACCCGGAGGACCCGGGGTGGCACACCTTCGGGGAGATCTGTCGGGACTCGGACACCCTCACCCTGGAGGCCATGGCCCCCTCCCGGTTCGACGAGTGGGGCAACGTGAAGGGGGAGTTCCTCTACCTGGACGTGCACAAGGCCCCCTTCTTCGACGACCAGGGCAACCTGCTGGGCACGGTGGGGTGCGGCCGGGATGTGACCCGGGAACGACACATGGAAGAGGCCCTGGCGGAGAGCGAAAAGCGCCTCAAGCTGGCCCTGGAGGGGGGGGAGATCCTGGCCTGGGACTGGGACATCCCCACGGGGCGGGTCCACCTCACCCCCCACCCTTTCGGGACGGACCTGCCGGAGAACCCGGAAGGCTACCCCCTGGAGCAGCTGGTGGGGATGGTGCACCCCGACGACCTGCCCGGCCTGGAGGAGACCTACCAGAACCTCTTCCAGAAGAAGGACCTCTCCCGGATCGACCAGGTCTACCGCTGCGCCCTGGGGGAGGACCGCTGGGTCTGGTCCCGAGGGTTTGTCAGCCAGAGGGACGAGGAGGGCAAGCCCCTGCGGGTCACCGGGGTGGCCCAGGACGTCACGGACCGGATGAAGATCCGACAGAGGCAGGAGCGCTCGGAGGCTCGCTACCGGACCCTCTTCGAGGGGGCGTTGGACGCCTTTTTGGTGGTGGACGAGAAGACGGACCAGATCCGGGAGGCCAACCGGGAGGCGGAGCGCCTGTTGGGCTACCCGGAACGGGGGCTTGTGGGCACCCCGCTGCGCCTGCTCCCCACCGCCACGGGACCGGAGGGCCCCCTGGCCCTGCGGGATCTCCTTCCCTTGAAGGGAAACGCCTCCCCCCGGGAGCTGTTCGTGCTGAACCGCCAGAACCGTCCCATCCCCGTCCAGACCACGGGCAAACGCATCGCCCTTCCCGACGGGGAGGAGGCCCTCCTGGTGATCCTTCGGGACCTGACCCCCATCCTCCGGCTCCGGGGGGACCTGCTCCAGAGCCAGAAGATGCAGGCCCTGGGGACCCTGGCGGAGGGGATGGGACACGAGCTGAACAACCTCCTGGCCCCCCTGCAGGGCTACGCAGAGATGGGGGCTTCGGGGCACCAGGACCCGGCCTTCTGTTTCTCCCGCATCCTGGAGGGCACCAAGCGGGCACGCAACCTGGTGCGCAAGCTCCTCCTCACCAGCCGCCCCTCCCGGGAAGACCACCCGAGGCTGGACTGGAGGCGGTTCCTGGAGGACCACGTCTCCTTCCTCCAGGACGGACTGCCCCCGGAGGTGCGGGTGGAGATCCTCCTGGGGAAGGAACCCTTCCCTCTGGCGGCGGACCCCGCCCATCTGCGACAGATCCTCCTCCACCTGTGGTCCAACGCCCTCTGGGCCACGGGCACCCAGGGCACCATCCGCATCCGCCTGGAGCGGGTGGAGGTGGACCCCACCCTGGCGGCCCTCCACCCGGGCCTGGGGCTGGGCCCCCACGGGATTCTCTCCGTGGAGGACGAGGGGTGCGGCATGTCCGAGGAGGTGCGCAGCCGGGCCTTCGAGCCCTTCTTCTCCACCCGGGAGGCGGGGCAGGGGACGGGCCTGGGGCTCTCGGTGGTCCACGGCCTGGCGATCCACTACCGGGGGACCGTGGAGGTCCTGTCCCGTCCCGGGGCGGGCACCCGGGTCCGCCTCCTGCTGCCCCTGGTTTCCGCCGATATCCCCCCAGAAGGAGGCGATGCGCCTTGACCCCCCGAAACGGTCCCCGCACCCGTCGATGTGCCCTGCTTGCCGCCCTGCTCCTGGGACTTGCGGCCGCTCCCTCCGGAGCCGCCGCCCCTTCCCCGGAGGAGGCGCACCTCTACCCCCGGGGAGCCCAGGCGGTCTTCCGGATCCCCGTGACGGGAGAGACCACCCTGGAGATCCCCGGCACCTTCGACCCCGCAACCCTGGAGGTCTCCGTGGAGGGGACCTCCCTCCTGGGGTTGGAAACCCAGCCGGTCCGGAGGGGCGGTTGGGTTCCTCCCTCCGCTTCGGAGCTGGCCGCCCGCATCGGCGCCCTCTCGGGGCGCCTGACGGGGGTGGAAGCCCGCCTGGCGGCGAAGCTCCAGAGCCGTCGGGACTACGAGAGCTGCCGCCCTGCCACCGCCCGGGAGCTTGCGGCCCGGCTGGCCTCCCGTGAGGCGGCCCGGACCCGCCTGGAGACGGAGATCCGCGCCCTGGAGGGGCAGAGGGACGCCCTGGGGCGGGACCTGCGGTTTCTCCAGGACCAGCTCCAGGCCCAGCTTCCCCCGGACCCGGAGCGGTTCCTCCAGATCCGCCTCCGCACCTCCGGAAGGGGCACCGCTCGGGTGGCCGGGACGGTGCAGGACGCCTCTTGGCGCCCCACCTATCGGGCCTCGGTGGACACCGCCACCGGGAAGGTTCGCCTGGAGGAGTTCCTGGAGGTGCGCCAGAAGAGCGGCCTGGACTGGAAGGGCACCTTGGTGTGCCACACCGCCTCCCCCTCGGACCGCCACGGCCTGCCGGATCTGAACCCCTGGGTGGTGGACCTGGCCCGACCGGAGCGTCTGGATCGGGGCATGGCCAAGATGGCCCTCTACGCCGGGGGAGCCCCGGCCCCGGAGGCGAACTTCGCCCTCTCGGAGACGGATCTCTCCTTCCGCACCCAGGGCCTCGTCCCCGGCACGGGCAACCCGGTACAGCTCGCGGGGGGAACCTTCGACCTGGCGGGGAACGTGGAAGTCCGGGCGGTTCCCGCCCTGGACCGGGAGGCCTGGATGACCGTGCGCACCTCCCCTCTCCCCCGGCCCCTCCTGGGGGGAGAGACGAGCCTCTCCGTGAACGGCCTGCCCACGGGCAAGGCATCCCTGCCCCCCACGGCGAAGGGGGAGGAGCTGACCCTGCCCTTCGGCCGGGTGCCGGGGGTGACGGCGGACCGCCGGGAGGAGATCCCTCGGACGTCCCGGTCCGGGGGAACCTGGACCTGGACGGGAGGCTATTCCCTGCGGGTGCGCAACAGCCTGGACAAGCCCATGGACGTGACGGTGGAGGACCGGATCCCCCGAAGCGCCACCGACCGGATCCGGGTGGAGGCCACTCCCTCCCCCAAGCCGGACGACACGGACAGAAGGACCGGCGTGGTGACCTGGAAGCTGCGCCTCGCCCCGGGGGAGGAGCGGGTCCTCAAAATGGAACTCCTCCTGCGGCACCCCGAGAACACGGAGCTGGCCTTCCGCTGAAGGCCCCGGAACGGTTCGAGGCGGGACCCCTCGGGGCCCCGCCTCGCTTTTTTTCTCCCCGAGAAGCCCTTCAGCCGATCCGGGGGACCCAGTTGAGCCGCTCCGGGGCGAACCCGGCCTTGCCTCGGCGCAGCACGTGGACCCCGCAGTAGCCCTGGGGGAAGCGGCCGAACCGGTCCAGGGGCACGTCGGCGTAGCGGCTCACCAGGGTCCAGAAGAACCCCGTGTGCCCCACCAGCAGCACCGGCCCCTCCTCCGCCTCTTCCATGAGAACCTCGAAGGCGGCCACCGCCCGGGCCTGCAGGTCTCCGAAGCTCTCCCCCCCGGGGGGACGAAACCCCGCGAAGTCCGCCCCCCGGGCGGCGAAGGCCTCGGGCTCCCGGGCCGCCACCTCCTCCACCGGCAGGCCGTCCCACTCCCCCAGGAAGATCTCCCGCAGCTCCTTCCGGGGCTGGGCCTCCACCCCCAGAAGCTCCGCGGTCTGGCGGGTCCGGAGCAGGTCGCTGCACCAGACCCGTCGGAAGGGGATCCCCCCCAGGGCAGTCCCCAGCTCCCGGGCCTGCTCCTTCCCCTCCCGGGACAGGGGCAGGTCCGTCCAGCCCAGCAGGTAGGCCCGCCGGTCCGGGAAGTCCGGGCGACCGTGGCGGGCCAGGAAGACCCGTCCCTCCAAGGGGATCACGACGCCACCTCCCCCACGTCCCGACGCAGCAGAGCCTCCACCCGCTCCTGGATGCCCTTGGCCCGGCGGATGCGGGTTCGGGCGGCCTTCCACGCCTCCGGGTCCTCCCGGAAACGCTGGCGCATCCGCTCCATCCGGGCCTCCAGGGTGGAGAGGCGCTCCCCGTCCACCAGTTTGTCCGCCAGGTAGAGCAGCTCCGCCTCGGGGGTCCGGGTGCGGGAGGGGAGGTCCTTGTGGGACCCCACCAGGGCAGCCAGATCCCGATACCCCAGGCGGCGGAGCCTTCGGGCCCCCTGGGCCTCGTGACGGGGCTGTCCCTTCGCCAGATCGTGGAGCAGCGCCCCCGCCTGGAGGAGGTCCAGGTCCAGGACCATCCGGTCCTCCAGGGCCCGTCCCAGGGCCAGGGCCACACGGCAGACCTCCCGGGCGTGACGCGCCACCCGCTCCGGGGTCCCCTCCAGGGCCAGCAGGGCCTCGCACTCCTCCCGGTCCGGCACCCCTTCCCGGACCAGCAGCCCCCGAACTTCCCCGTAGGCCTCCGGGGTATCCATGTCCCGCAGCACCCCCCGATCCGCCACGGGAACCTCCCGTACCCGATCCCCCCTCTGGACCAGAAGGGCCCGCAGCCCCCCCTCCCCCCGATAGCCCACCAGGGGACCGAAGAGGCGGCGGGAGAGCAGGGGCGGGTGCCCCCGGAGTCCCTGAAAGGTGGGGATCCAGGCATCCCAGGAGTCCTCCCCCTCCTCCCGGAAACGATCCAGGAGGGCCGCCACGGTTCGAGGCTTCACCAGGGGGACGTCCACGGGAAGGAGCACCGCTCCCCGCAGATCCAGCTCCTCCAGGGCCAGCACCCCCGTCCGGATGGAGCTGAACATCCCCTCGGGGTAGTCCGGGTTGGGCACCGGCACCGCCCCGTGCCGCCGGGCCTCCTCCGCCACCTCCTCCCCCCGGTGGCCCGTCACCACCAGGAGCGGGGAGGCGCCCCCCCCGCGGAGACGGCGCAGAACCTGCCCCAGCACCGTGGTATCCCCCAGGGGCAGCAGGGGCTTGGAGGTTCCCATGCGGCTGGAGTACCCCGCCGCCACCACCAGCCCCGCCACCCGAGACCGCGTCGCTTTGCCCATGAACGCTCCCAGCTCCCTTCGTGCCGTCCTTCCCTTCGGGGCTACCAGCCCCGGCGCAGGGACTCCAGATCCGCCCCCCGGCGAACCGCCACCACCTCCGCCATCACCGACAGGGCGATCTCCTCCGGCGTCTCCGCCTTGATGGGCAGCCCCACGGGCTGGCGCACCCGGTCCAGGTGGGCCTGGGAGACCCCTCGGGCCAGCAGCGCCGCCCGCACCGCGGCGATCTTGCTCCGGGAACCGATCATGCCCACGTAGGCCGCGGGGCGGCCGTCCAGCAGGGCCAGGGCCTCCCCGTCCAGGGCGTGTCCCCGGGTGGCCACCACCGCATAGGTGCGCCCGTGGGTGGACAGCTCCCGAGCGAACTCCTCCAGGGGCAAGGCCACGGTACGCCCCCAGGGGATGCGCTCCGGGTTGGCAAACTCCTCCCGATCGTCCCACACCGTCACGGCGAACCCCGCGAAGGCCGCCGCCTGGGCCAGGGCCCGTCCCACGTGCCCCCCTCCGAAGACCAGCAGCTCGTCGTCCTGTCCCAGCACCTCCAGGTAGACCCGCACGCTGCCCCCGCAGACCATCCCCTCCTCCCCCGCCTGGGAGGCGTCCAGGGCCTTGGAGAACAGCTTGGATCCCCCTCCGGAATCCAGCAGGGCCAGGGCCTCCCGGATGGTCTCGTGCTCCAGCAGTCCCCCCCCCACGGTCCCCTCGATGGACCCGTCGGGGCGCACCCACATGGAGGCCCCCCGGCTTCGGGGGGAGGATCCCTGCTCGTCCACCACCGTGGAGAGCACCCCGTAGCGCCCCCCGTCCAACTCCCGGTGCACCACCTCCAGCAGCCTTCGATCCACCACCAAGCCCTCCTTCGTGCCGTCTCGTTCCGGCGGTCCGCCGTCGGTACGATTCTAGCCCCCCGGGGCAGGGAATCGCGAACCGCCGGGCATCTTCCTGGGGGTTTGGGGGAACTGCGGGATCCCATCGGGGCGTGGGAGGGGAGTCGGGGCTAGAGGGTCGTGGCGGCCCGGGCGAGGCGAAGCAGGGCTTCCCCCTCCATCCGTTGGAGGAGGAACCGGTCCTGGGGGCACGCTCCCATGGAGGCGTAGAACTCCCGGGCGGGGGTGTTCCAGACCAGGACCCCCCATTCGAACCGCCCCCCCTTGCGCCCTGCCGTCAGGGCGGCCAGGTGCGCCAGGAGGGCCTTGCCGATGCCTCGTCCCCGGTAGGGGGGACGCACGTACAGGTCCTCCAGATAGAGACCCGGGCGTCCGGTGAAGGTGGAGAAGTTCCAGAAGTACAGGGCGAAGCCCACGGGTTGCCCGTCCCAACAGGCGAAAAGGACCTCGGCGCAGGGCCGCGGGCCGAAGAGGTGCTCTTCCAGCAGGGCCTCCGTGGCCTCCACCTCGTCCCCCAGGGTCTCGTACTCCGCCAGCTCCCGGATGAAGCCCAGGATCAGGGGGACCTCCTCCCGGGACGCGGGGCGAATTGAAAAGGCCCCTCCGGTTTCGTCACTCACCTGCATGCTCCTCTCCCCCGTTTCGTCGACGAATCGCCTTGCTAACGGGAGATTACTCCTTCTTCTGGCAGGGAGGCAAGACGGCCGGCAGAGGCCCCCTTTCTCAGAATCCGGTGCGGAGCCAGAAACCCCGGAGGATCTCGTCCAGCTGGTCGAAGTCGATGAGGAAGGAGTCGTGTCCGTTATCGCTTTCGATCTCCTCGTAGGCCCCCTCGGCCCCGGCGGAGGATGCCAGACGGGCAACCTCCTCCACCTGCCAGTTGGGGAAGAGGAGGTCGCTGGCGATGCCCACCGCCAGGAGGGGCTTGCCCCGGAAACCCCGAAGGGCCTCCACGGGGTCCCCCCGCCCCGCCGCCAAGTCATGGAGGTCCATGGCCCGGGTGAGGTAGAGGTAGCAGTTGGCGTCGAAGCGCCGCACCAGCTCCGCCCCGTGGTGGTGGAGGTAGCTCTCCACCTGGAACTGCCCGTCCCACTCGTGGGGGTTGCCCCGGGCCACGTCGCGCATCCAGCGGCTGGAGAAGGACCGTTCGCTTCGGTAGGTGATCATGGCCAGCATCCGGGCGTTGGACAGCCCGCGCACGGGGCCGGGGCCGGGGGCGTAGTTCCCCTCCCGCCAGTCCGGATCCGCCAGGATGGCCTGGCGCTGCACCTCGTTGTAGGCGATGGCCTGGGGGTAGACCCGGGCGGGGGCGGCGATGACGGCGCACCGGTCCACCCTCTCGGGGAACTGGGCGGCCCACTCCAGGGCGATCATCCCCCCTAGGGAGCCCCCCACCACTGCCCCCAGGCGGGGGATGCCCAGGGCCTCCAGCCCCAGGGCCTGGGCCCGGGCCATGTCCCGACAGGAGACCACGGGAAAGGCCATGGCCCGGGGGCATCCCGTGGCGGGGTCGGGGGTGCAGGGGGCGGTGCTTCCGTAGGGGCTGCACAGGTTGTTGAAGGCCACCACGCAGTGGCGGTCCGTGTCCAGGGCCTTTCCCGGCCCCACCATGGTGTCCCACCAGGCCCCGGGGAGACCCGGCACGTCGGGTCCCACCAGATGGTGGCTTCCCGTGAGGGCGT
The sequence above is drawn from the Aminomonas paucivorans DSM 12260 genome and encodes:
- a CDS encoding XdhC family protein, with translation MDRRLLEVVHRELDGGRYGVLSTVVDEQGSSPRSRGASMWVRPDGSIEGTVGGGLLEHETIREALALLDSGGGSKLFSKALDASQAGEEGMVCGGSVRVYLEVLGQDDELLVFGGGHVGRALAQAAAFAGFAVTVWDDREEFANPERIPWGRTVALPLEEFARELSTHGRTYAVVATRGHALDGEALALLDGRPAAYVGMIGSRSKIAAVRAALLARGVSQAHLDRVRQPVGLPIKAETPEEIALSVMAEVVAVRRGADLESLRRGW
- a CDS encoding acyltransferase family protein, translated to MEERLAHGDRFRTWTVYGVVALHGAMTYMVGAPGWWYVQDPVRSPAFTLMVLALDVFLMPGMFLAAGYFAPPSLARRGTRGFLGEKALRLGIPWVLGSLLVAPWFARASLLALGYPVGHLGAFYRTVFLGPAYQQAHFWFLGVLLAFFLLFLPLGRRLGERTPEPRPIGLPLACCVVGAALWFGALGTRYPLDVWVHPAYVLVFQPLRVGGYFFLFLLGALAWRNRWLERPPSPGCLAGLGGAATLLLLLSVVLRLRLPEAPRGGGLWLYALAHEGAAVLVPLALAALLRRFGDAPSARVSEAARGSYGLYWLHQMLLLPLEALLVPLPWSPWVKFLLAVGATLWVGQLLSLRVLRRLPGLRRVF
- the metX gene encoding homoserine O-acetyltransferase MetX — its product is MPERLGRLVLPELTLDSGKTLAPLELAYSVNGDPAPDGSNVVLVVHALTGSHHLVGPDVPGLPGAWWDTMVGPGKALDTDRHCVVAFNNLCSPYGSTAPCTPDPATGCPRAMAFPVVSCRDMARAQALGLEALGIPRLGAVVGGSLGGMIALEWAAQFPERVDRCAVIAAPARVYPQAIAYNEVQRQAILADPDWREGNYAPGPGPVRGLSNARMLAMITYRSERSFSSRWMRDVARGNPHEWDGQFQVESYLHHHGAELVRRFDANCYLYLTRAMDLHDLAAGRGDPVEALRGFRGKPLLAVGIASDLLFPNWQVEEVARLASSAGAEGAYEEIESDNGHDSFLIDFDQLDEILRGFWLRTGF
- a CDS encoding PAS domain S-box protein, with the protein product MERNDPGPCRPSSSPPREGFASSEDRAAFLSAHLPLFEGFPLALLLTDQEDGRTVFANREALSLLAAAPEDLLDRVFPHGWEPLATLDGTPLVPEKAIPRDFREGTTGPLSFTLPSRKGETLALSLRSAPLRNQEGAVLCGMILLINVTPRWRYEQALRESERRHREVSTLLRSLCDNVPDLLWAKDLQKRFLFVNRAQAKMLLNAKDTEEPLGKTDLHFALRERAAHPEDPGWHTFGEICRDSDTLTLEAMAPSRFDEWGNVKGEFLYLDVHKAPFFDDQGNLLGTVGCGRDVTRERHMEEALAESEKRLKLALEGGEILAWDWDIPTGRVHLTPHPFGTDLPENPEGYPLEQLVGMVHPDDLPGLEETYQNLFQKKDLSRIDQVYRCALGEDRWVWSRGFVSQRDEEGKPLRVTGVAQDVTDRMKIRQRQERSEARYRTLFEGALDAFLVVDEKTDQIREANREAERLLGYPERGLVGTPLRLLPTATGPEGPLALRDLLPLKGNASPRELFVLNRQNRPIPVQTTGKRIALPDGEEALLVILRDLTPILRLRGDLLQSQKMQALGTLAEGMGHELNNLLAPLQGYAEMGASGHQDPAFCFSRILEGTKRARNLVRKLLLTSRPSREDHPRLDWRRFLEDHVSFLQDGLPPEVRVEILLGKEPFPLAADPAHLRQILLHLWSNALWATGTQGTIRIRLERVEVDPTLAALHPGLGLGPHGILSVEDEGCGMSEEVRSRAFEPFFSTREAGQGTGLGLSVVHGLAIHYRGTVEVLSRPGAGTRVRLLLPLVSADIPPEGGDAP
- a CDS encoding DVU_1551 family NTP transferase, producing MGKATRSRVAGLVVAAGYSSRMGTSKPLLPLGDTTVLGQVLRRLRGGGASPLLVVTGHRGEEVAEEARRHGAVPVPNPDYPEGMFSSIRTGVLALEELDLRGAVLLPVDVPLVKPRTVAALLDRFREEGEDSWDAWIPTFQGLRGHPPLLSRRLFGPLVGYRGEGGLRALLVQRGDRVREVPVADRGVLRDMDTPEAYGEVRGLLVREGVPDREECEALLALEGTPERVARHAREVCRVALALGRALEDRMVLDLDLLQAGALLHDLAKGQPRHEAQGARRLRRLGYRDLAALVGSHKDLPSRTRTPEAELLYLADKLVDGERLSTLEARMERMRQRFREDPEAWKAARTRIRRAKGIQERVEALLRRDVGEVAS
- a CDS encoding GNAT family N-acetyltransferase translates to MQVSDETGGAFSIRPASREEVPLILGFIRELAEYETLGDEVEATEALLEEHLFGPRPCAEVLFACWDGQPVGFALYFWNFSTFTGRPGLYLEDLYVRPPYRGRGIGKALLAHLAALTAGRKGGRFEWGVLVWNTPAREFYASMGACPQDRFLLQRMEGEALLRLARAATTL
- a CDS encoding histidine phosphatase family protein, with translation MIPLEGRVFLARHGRPDFPDRRAYLLGWTDLPLSREGKEQARELGTALGGIPFRRVWCSDLLRTRQTAELLGVEAQPRKELREIFLGEWDGLPVEEVAAREPEAFAARGADFAGFRPPGGESFGDLQARAVAAFEVLMEEAEEGPVLLVGHTGFFWTLVSRYADVPLDRFGRFPQGYCGVHVLRRGKAGFAPERLNWVPRIG
- a CDS encoding RMD1 family protein; its protein translation is MRVLEGEIVRMKLYDVAEEIRLEALAPSMFEGRLPVRQPLSRAQIQSIELVRPPMVVELGERESSFETGRERVRLGARFYEVGVVALVAHFPVRDLPQEDFIDRALKLDYDPRVDELLDRELRQILGVMGDAVVGAHDFEGFEEEFAFYVLRRTDRPIRRENLEEFPELVAMLHGESRSLSGQQTALLCENSLSFFENDLVVLNYDNALVVDDADPVDILLLVEYAVAQVLEARYYDETLNDKLRALYREMDKKSTVWEVLFTKRYRELTRRAMKLMLETRLATDHLTSSVRVTEDVYYAQVYNRALRIFRTGQWLANVEEKLRAMKEACDLMEGEIHTSRSTVLEWIVILLIALEVIPLFLHLK
- a CDS encoding DUF4139 domain-containing protein, whose protein sequence is MTPRNGPRTRRCALLAALLLGLAAAPSGAAAPSPEEAHLYPRGAQAVFRIPVTGETTLEIPGTFDPATLEVSVEGTSLLGLETQPVRRGGWVPPSASELAARIGALSGRLTGVEARLAAKLQSRRDYESCRPATARELAARLASREAARTRLETEIRALEGQRDALGRDLRFLQDQLQAQLPPDPERFLQIRLRTSGRGTARVAGTVQDASWRPTYRASVDTATGKVRLEEFLEVRQKSGLDWKGTLVCHTASPSDRHGLPDLNPWVVDLARPERLDRGMAKMALYAGGAPAPEANFALSETDLSFRTQGLVPGTGNPVQLAGGTFDLAGNVEVRAVPALDREAWMTVRTSPLPRPLLGGETSLSVNGLPTGKASLPPTAKGEELTLPFGRVPGVTADRREEIPRTSRSGGTWTWTGGYSLRVRNSLDKPMDVTVEDRIPRSATDRIRVEATPSPKPDDTDRRTGVVTWKLRLAPGEERVLKMELLLRHPENTELAFR